A window of Mobiluncus massiliensis genomic DNA:
AGCAGCCTGGCTGGCAAAGTCGCCTCCCTCTACGGCTCTTTTATGGATGAAGCCACGGTGGAAGCGGATAGCGCCCCCAGCTTACAGCAGCTAAAGGCTCCTCTGGACCAGGCCACCAGCAAAGCAGATTTGCGCGACCTGTGGGCCCGGACTTTTGCCGAAGGCACCTACGAAGGATTTTTCGATACCGGTATTGACATCGATGTGAACAATCCCGAACGTTACATAAACTACTTCGGCCAAGACGGTTTGGGACTGCCCGAACGTGCCTATTACTTGGAAGAAAAACACGCGAACCTGTTGGACCAGTATCGCCAGCACATTGCCCGCATGCTGACCCTGGCCGGATATGCTTCGCAGTCCGCGGCCCCGGACGTGGCCGGTAAAATCGTTGACTTCGAGACCGAGATAGCCAAACTGCATTGGGATAACGTGAAAACTCGCGACACGGACGCGACAAACAACCCGATGACCTGGGACGAACTGGCCGCTAAGCTGCCGCGCTTTGACCTGGGAGCCTGGCGAAAGGCTTCCGGGCTGCCCGACAAGATGTTTACGGAAGTCAACGTAGGCGAACCGGATTTCCTCGAAAACATGGACCAGCTATGGGATTCCACCGACTTTGAAACGCTCAAGTGGTGGATGCTGTGGCACGCCTTGAACGGACATACTTCCCTGCTATCCAGCGAAATCGTGAATGCGGACTTTGATTTTTACGGGCAAAAGCTGGCCGGCAAGGAACAGCTGCGGGAACGGTGGAAGCGCGGGGTTTCCCTGGCATCCTCAGTGATGGGCGAAGCCTTGGGCAAACTTTATGTGCAGCGCCACTTCCCCGCCGAAGCCAAGGCGGCGATGAGCCACCTGGTAGAGAACCTGATTCAGGCTTACCAGGATTCCATCGCGGTTTTAGATTGGATGGGACCGGAAACGCGGGACAAAGCGTTAGAAAAAATGCGCCAGTTTACCCCCAAGATTGGCTACCCCGACAAGTGGCGAGATTATGAGAAACTCCAGCTCGGAGACGGAACGCTAATTGACAAGGTTCACAATGCCAGCGTTTTTGGCACTAACTATTGGATTGACAAGCTAGGCGGCCCGGTCGATCACACGATTTGGCACATGACCCCGCAAACCGTCAATGCTTACTACAATCCGACCGAAAACGAAATCGTGTTTCCCGCTGCTATCCTGCAGCCCCCGTTCTTTGACAAGGACGCGGACGCGGCAGTGAACTACGGTTCCATCGGGGCGGTTATCGGCCATGAAATCGGGCACGGTTTTGACGACCAGGGTGCCAAGTTTGACGGCACTGGCAAAGTCGAAAACTGGTGGACCGACCAGGACTTGGCGGAATTTGAAAAACGTACCCACGCGCTTATCGACCAGTACAACGCGTTCGTCCCCCAGGGGCTGCCCGAAGAATTCCATGTCAACGGCGCGCTGACCATCGGAGAAAACATCGGCGACCTGGGCGGACTAGACATCGCGTGGAAAGCCTACCTGTTGGAGCTCAAACAGCAGGGCATTGACAACCCGGCAGATGCCCCGGTCATCGAGGGACTCAGCGCAGCCGAGCGGTTCTTCCTGTCCTGGGCGCTATCTTGGCAGACGAAGGTGCGCCCGGAAATGGCCAAACAACTCATTTCCATCGACCCTCACTCCCCGGCAGAGTTCCGCTGCAACGGCGTGGTAGCGAACCTCGACCTGTTTGCGGCGACTTTCCAAACAAAGCCTGGAGACGCCCTGTGGCTGGAACCGGACCAGAGAGTCAGGATTTGGTAGCTGAAGGGCTTGGCTTCGGCTTGGTCCCCTTCACCGGTTCATTCCAAGTCCAAGTTTTCAGCACCGAATCAATAATCGGCTGGTAGGTTTCCAACGCGTAATCCGGCACGTCCTGTTTCAGGGCATAGGCGTGATTGTTCCCCGAAACCAAAGTCATGAAGGCCGTCATCTCGACCTCTTGATAGACGTAGTTCCACTTCATCTCCAGGACGTTCAAGCCCTCAACCTGGGTCGGGTTCAGCACCGTGAACTTCTTGTAGCCCTTGTAGATGGGGTCTTGTTTCAGGTTCTTTTCCACCTCATCAGGGTCGGAAGTCGCTTTCGCGTGGTCAATAACCATGACGGGAACGTAGCCATTCAGGGCTTTATCAGAAGGGAGGGACAGCACCACCTGCGCGTCAGGCAGCTTGGAACCGCTAATAGCGTCGTAAGCATCCAGGTAAGATGGCGGAATCTGCACCCGAAAAGCTCCGTCTTTGCCGTTAACCCAACCCTCCGGAGCAGGCGTGGTCACGATGGTAGCGTTCCACTGAGTAGGGGTCTTGGTTTCTTCCTTTGCGCAGGCACTCAACCCACTCAGCGCCACGACACCTAAGAGGATTCCCGCTAGGGAACGCCGCAACCAGCGGAGCTTAGAGGCTGAGAGTCGAGAGCTAGAGCTGCACACGGTATTCCGTCTCAACGCAGATACCTCCCCTCGTCATTGGCGCATGAACCATAACTTAAGTCTAGTTTAACTACAATCTTTACGCTGAAACTTCATCGAAAAGTGCTTAGACATGGAAGAATATATACCGATTGCAAACTCAAAGGAGCGTAAATGCCAGGAACTAACCTCACCCGCATCGAAGCCGAGCAGCGCTCGGGAATCGTCAGTGATGTCCACTACCGTGTACATCTCGATTTGACCCAGGGAGAGCGCATCTTTCATTCCGTGACGGAAGTTGACTTTGCTTCCCAACCCGGTGCCTCGACTTTCATCGACCTCATTGCCGATTCCGTCACAGAAGTGACCCTGAACGGGACAGCACTGGACCTCTCGAATTACGCAGATTCCCGGATTTTCCTGCCAGACCTGCAGGAACACAACAATCTGCGGGTGGTGGCTGATTGTGTCTACATGCACACCGGCGAGGGACTGCACCGTTTCACAGACCCCGAGGACGGCAAGTCTTACGTTTACTCCCAGTTCGAGGTGCCGGATTCTCGCCGCGTCTACGCCGTTTTTGAACAGCCCGACATCAAAGCGGACTTTACCTTTACTTTCGTGGTTCCTCCCGAGTGGAACGCGTTTTCCAACTCGCCCACCCCGGAGCCTGAAATCGCCGCTGACGGTGTGCGCACGTACCGTTTCAGCCCCACCGAAAAAATCTCGTCCTACCTGACCGCCGTCATCGCGGGCCCCTACGTGGGAGAAACCGGCGAAGTGACCTCGTGCGATGGCAGACGAATTCCCCTCGGTGTCTATTGCCGCGCCTCCATGCTGAAACACCTGGATGCCGCCGAAGTCATGGACATCACCCGCGCCGGTTTCGAGTTCTACGAAACCGCCTTTGAGCGCCCCTATCCTTTCCGTAAATATGACCAGATTTTTGTTCCCGAATATAACGCCGGGGCTATGGAAAATGTGGGTTGCGTGACGTTCCGTGACGAATATGTGTTCCGGTCCCGTCCCCTGCAAACCCGGGTGGAACGCCGGGTCGTGACCATTCTGCACGAACTGGCTCACATGTGGTTCGGCGACCTCGTCACGATGAAATGGTGGAACGACTTGTGGTTGAACGAATCTTTTGCCGAGTTCGTGTCCACCAAAGCCACCGCGGAAGCGACTGAGTGGAAAGACATCTGGACGACCTTCTCTTGTTCGGAAAAGATTTGGGCCTACGGCCAGGATCAACTGCCTTCCACCCACCCGGTCGTGGCCACCATCAACGACTTGGAAGATGTCCAAGTCAACTTTGACGGCATCACCTACGCAAAAGGTGCCTGCGTGCTGTCCCAGTTGGTAACGTACGTGGGTTGGGATAACTTCCGCTTGGGGATTAAGGAATACTTCGCCAAGCACGAGTGGTCCAACGCCACCTTGACGGACCTGTTGACCGAACTGGAGGCAACTTCCGGTAAGGACCTAAAAGCCTGGTCGCGCAAGTGGCTGGAAGAAGCCGGAATGACGTGGCTGCGTCCTGAAATCCAAACGGACGACAGCGGGGCGATTACTTCCCTGCGCATTGTCCAGGAGCATTTCAATGCCGACGCTACCCCGCGACCCCAACATATGGCGGTATGCGCCTACAACCTGGAACAACGCGATGGCAAGACCGTGTTTGTTCCCGGTCACCGCGAGGAATTCGACATGGAGGCCGATGAATACAACCTCCCCGGTTTTAACGGGCCGCGTCCCGATGTCATTTTGGTCAACGACGGAGACATGGCTTACGGCAAGGTTCGGTTAGACGAGCAGTCTCTGCGCACGGCTTGCGAACACATCGATGCATTCACTGATTCGCTGCCTCGTTCCCAGATTCTGTCCATTCTGTGGGACATGGTGCGTGATGGTGAGGTTGGTGCCTCTCACTACGTTGATGCCGCCCTGCAGGCTCTCATGGTAGAGACTCACCCCATGGTAGTTTCGGTCACTTTGCGTAACCTGGACACTTGCATCGAAAGCTACCTGGCCGTAGAAAATCGCGAAGCTGCAGCCCGAAACGTCTCCTCACGTCTGCGGATGCTGTCCCGCCTGGCCAAGGCTGATTCGGATACACAGCTGCAGCTGGTGCGGGCCGCCGCTCGCCGGGCACGGACGCCCGAAGACATCGCCGCCAGCGCCGCCCTTTTGAATGGTAGCGAAACCCTCACGGGTCTGCGGATTGACACGGAGTTGCGGTGGAACCTATTGACGTCTTTGGCGGCAGTGGGACACGTAGACCGCGCCACTGTCGAAGCAGAGCTGAATAATGACGACACCGTAAATGGGCGCGAACGTGTCCTGCAGGCCGCAGCATCGCTGCCCGATCCTGCGGTAAAAGCCGAGTTCTTTGACCGTGCCTACAGCGACACCGCGCTGACCAACGACCAACTGGCGTCCATCATTGCCGGTTTCAACCGGGCTCAAGATCCACTGCTGCTAGCTCCTTTTGCCCAGCGTTACTTTGAGACGCTACGGGAGACCTACGATACACGCACCCACGAGATTGGTGAACAGCTCATCGAAGGCATGTATCCTGCCGCGCTGGTGGGCTTGGAGTCCAGCGGCATGGACGTGCTGACGCTCACCCAGGAATGGCTCTCGAATAATGCAGACGCTCCCGCGGCACTGCTGCGGATGATGCGCGAGAATCAATCCGGCGCCGAACGTATCGCGAAAGCTCAGCAGCGCGACCGCGAGGGGTAAAGCCCTGCGGGAACCTCGGCCTGCGTGACCGTGACGAGGGATGCTCGCTGACACCGTTAGCCCAGTAGCTGTTTGCTCCTGGGGCCTCCGGTTTTATCCTCTTGCCCGCTGTACAGGGCAGTTGTGACTGTTCTGACGCTGCGAATGGTTACTGTGGGCGCGGTCGCGAGTCTGGCTCGGAAGGATTTTCCGGCGGGACGACCGGAGGCTGGGGTGCGGAAAAATTCTGAACGGCCGGGTTGGCCTGCGGCATGGCCGCAGGATTATAGGCTGCGGGATACCCGTAGGCGTTTCCTTGGTAGCCATAGAGCTGGGGGTTATATCCGCCGCCATACTCCGGCCTGTATTCGGGATAGGCCGGGTATGCTTCGGGATAGCCTGGCGCTTGGTAACCATAGGGGTTCTGGGCGTATCCCTGCGGAGGATAAGCGGGGTTTGGCGCGGCGATGTCCTCAGGGTAGGTCTCTGGATAAGCCCCAGGCGATGGTATTACAGGCTGCGATGGCTGGGCAGTGGACTCGTTTACTGGTTCAGTTTG
This region includes:
- a CDS encoding M13-type metalloendopeptidase, yielding MTKNPLLGMLDPADFDETIRPQDDLYRYVNGKWLARTEIPADKASYGSFHLLAEEAEKQVRTIIEDCVAGRINGELSSLAGKVASLYGSFMDEATVEADSAPSLQQLKAPLDQATSKADLRDLWARTFAEGTYEGFFDTGIDIDVNNPERYINYFGQDGLGLPERAYYLEEKHANLLDQYRQHIARMLTLAGYASQSAAPDVAGKIVDFETEIAKLHWDNVKTRDTDATNNPMTWDELAAKLPRFDLGAWRKASGLPDKMFTEVNVGEPDFLENMDQLWDSTDFETLKWWMLWHALNGHTSLLSSEIVNADFDFYGQKLAGKEQLRERWKRGVSLASSVMGEALGKLYVQRHFPAEAKAAMSHLVENLIQAYQDSIAVLDWMGPETRDKALEKMRQFTPKIGYPDKWRDYEKLQLGDGTLIDKVHNASVFGTNYWIDKLGGPVDHTIWHMTPQTVNAYYNPTENEIVFPAAILQPPFFDKDADAAVNYGSIGAVIGHEIGHGFDDQGAKFDGTGKVENWWTDQDLAEFEKRTHALIDQYNAFVPQGLPEEFHVNGALTIGENIGDLGGLDIAWKAYLLELKQQGIDNPADAPVIEGLSAAERFFLSWALSWQTKVRPEMAKQLISIDPHSPAEFRCNGVVANLDLFAATFQTKPGDALWLEPDQRVRIW
- the pepN gene encoding aminopeptidase N encodes the protein MPGTNLTRIEAEQRSGIVSDVHYRVHLDLTQGERIFHSVTEVDFASQPGASTFIDLIADSVTEVTLNGTALDLSNYADSRIFLPDLQEHNNLRVVADCVYMHTGEGLHRFTDPEDGKSYVYSQFEVPDSRRVYAVFEQPDIKADFTFTFVVPPEWNAFSNSPTPEPEIAADGVRTYRFSPTEKISSYLTAVIAGPYVGETGEVTSCDGRRIPLGVYCRASMLKHLDAAEVMDITRAGFEFYETAFERPYPFRKYDQIFVPEYNAGAMENVGCVTFRDEYVFRSRPLQTRVERRVVTILHELAHMWFGDLVTMKWWNDLWLNESFAEFVSTKATAEATEWKDIWTTFSCSEKIWAYGQDQLPSTHPVVATINDLEDVQVNFDGITYAKGACVLSQLVTYVGWDNFRLGIKEYFAKHEWSNATLTDLLTELEATSGKDLKAWSRKWLEEAGMTWLRPEIQTDDSGAITSLRIVQEHFNADATPRPQHMAVCAYNLEQRDGKTVFVPGHREEFDMEADEYNLPGFNGPRPDVILVNDGDMAYGKVRLDEQSLRTACEHIDAFTDSLPRSQILSILWDMVRDGEVGASHYVDAALQALMVETHPMVVSVTLRNLDTCIESYLAVENREAAARNVSSRLRMLSRLAKADSDTQLQLVRAAARRARTPEDIAASAALLNGSETLTGLRIDTELRWNLLTSLAAVGHVDRATVEAELNNDDTVNGRERVLQAAASLPDPAVKAEFFDRAYSDTALTNDQLASIIAGFNRAQDPLLLAPFAQRYFETLRETYDTRTHEIGEQLIEGMYPAALVGLESSGMDVLTLTQEWLSNNADAPAALLRMMRENQSGAERIAKAQQRDREG